The following are encoded together in the Clostridium sp. BJN0013 genome:
- a CDS encoding ISAs1 family transposase: MKNIYDMYDFFESLKNIDDPRQFNKVRYPINEIVGMVLIASLGNGNEWTEIEVFCKLHETLLKRYFKLENGVPSHDTFQRVMGMIEPNLIQQIQSTWNEYISKNDGESIKKILNIDGKTMRGSKTEGKKPLHIVSAWCDEEGVCFGQSAVKEKENEILAIPELLDRLQIKGYVVTIDAMGTQTKIAEKIIKKKADYVLAVKGNQEILHNDLITYFEDDDFREKIIKDGNYKKTVEKSHGQIEIREYYQTKDIKWLTNREKWKNLKSIGIVEKTIKKKDKESKEIRYYISSLAPEINLFEKAVRGHWGIEIMHWHLDVTFKEDSIKTVEETANKNMNIIRKWALSILKLLDMGKKMSLKLKRFSINCKPDEYISKIMEI, from the coding sequence ATGAAGAATATTTATGATATGTATGATTTTTTTGAGTCACTGAAAAATATAGATGATCCAAGACAATTTAATAAAGTAAGATATCCAATAAATGAAATTGTGGGAATGGTTTTGATTGCATCTTTAGGAAATGGAAATGAGTGGACTGAAATAGAGGTATTTTGTAAATTACATGAAACACTTTTAAAAAGGTATTTTAAATTAGAAAATGGCGTTCCATCACATGATACTTTCCAAAGAGTGATGGGAATGATAGAACCTAATTTAATTCAACAGATTCAATCTACTTGGAATGAATATATATCTAAAAATGATGGTGAAAGTATAAAAAAAATACTTAACATAGATGGAAAAACTATGAGAGGAAGTAAGACTGAAGGTAAAAAACCACTACACATAGTGTCAGCCTGGTGTGATGAAGAAGGAGTTTGTTTTGGACAAAGTGCAGTGAAAGAAAAAGAAAATGAGATTTTAGCAATTCCTGAATTGTTAGATAGATTACAAATAAAAGGATATGTAGTAACAATAGATGCAATGGGAACACAAACTAAAATTGCTGAGAAAATAATAAAGAAAAAAGCTGACTACGTGTTAGCAGTAAAAGGGAACCAAGAAATACTGCATAATGATTTAATAACCTATTTTGAAGATGATGACTTTAGGGAAAAAATAATTAAAGATGGGAATTATAAAAAAACAGTTGAAAAGTCACATGGCCAAATTGAGATAAGGGAATATTATCAAACAAAGGACATTAAGTGGCTAACTAATAGGGAAAAATGGAAGAATCTTAAAAGTATAGGAATTGTAGAAAAAACTATAAAGAAGAAAGATAAAGAAAGTAAAGAAATACGTTATTATATAAGTAGTTTGGCCCCTGAAATAAACTTATTTGAAAAAGCTGTACGAGGTCATTGGGGAATAGAAATAATGCACTGGCATTTAGATGTTACATTTAAAGAGGATAGCATTAAAACAGTTGAAGAAACAGCAAATAAAAATATGAATATAATAAGAAAATGGGCATTATCTATATTAAAATTATTGGATATGGGAAAAAAGATGAGTTTAAAATTAAAAAGATTTTCAATCAATTGTAAACCTGATGAATATATAAGTAAAATTATGGAAATTTAG